AGATGCTCCACGCCACCCGCAACGGCCGGGCGCAGGCACAGCCCAACACCGCGCCACTCTTGGCTGAACTCTCATCGTTGATCGCCGACACGTTCTCGGATGAGGGCGTGCACGAGTGCGATGACTGCGGGACGGTTGGCCTCGAGGATGAGATGCACGACGAGGGTACGACCCTCCGCGACCGGTGGGTCTGCGACGACTGCTACCGGCCGAGCGAGGAAGACCCCGACCGGGCGTACGACGCGATGGTCGACATGGAGTGCGAGGCGGTGGGGGCATGAACGAGCGGATGCGGCGCAACGGCAGGGTGGTCAGCACGTTCCACCCCTCGGCCGAGGGGTTGGCATTCGACACGCTGTTCGGCATTCACCCGCAGCACGATGTGGTCACCGACTACGGGTGCCGGGTGGGCAACTTCTGGGACGGCTTCCGCCGGGAGGAACTCGAGACCGTTGACGTTCAACTCCTCGGCGACCACGACTCCCGCGCATTCTGGAAGCCGCGCGAGGAGAACGAGTTCCGGGCCCTGGTGGAGAGCTTCCCGGAGATTGCCTACGTGAGCGGGTCCATGATCTGCAGCTCGATCTCGGGCAAGATTCCGACCGGCGGCATCTATGTGGGGCAGTGGCCGTGCGCTCAGTGCCCCCACGCCTTCGCCGGGTGCAAGCTACGCCACGTTCTGATCGTCCGGCGCGCCGATGATGAGGACGGGCCGCCGCGGGCGATCCCCGTTGGCTCGGGCGATGGCATATTCAAAGCCGTCAACGGCGAGGCGGACAAACGTGACCTGTACCACTGGGCGCTCGTGGCGACACTTAGCGCCTCGGTCGAGCCGGGCAAGAAGGGCAAGTACGTCAAGTACACCGTCAGCAGCATCCGCATCGCCACCGATGAGGAGTTCGACCTCGCGGACGCGATGCACACGAACGTCGTTGTGCCCTATGACCGGCTTGTGTTCCCAGAGCGCAGGGTCGCCCTTGAGGCTGGCCAGGAGACGGAGCGCCCAGCACTGCCCGAGGCAGGACGCCACACGCCCGTCGGCGTGACGGTCGTCCCGAGTGGCGAGGAGCCTATCGCTGTTGGTGCCGCTAGTGCGGAGCCGACCGAGCCTGAGGTCCTCGATGCACCGCCTGCCCCGCCCGCACCGGCTCCGCGCAATGGCGTGGGGCTTGGCAGTGGGCGACGGCCGGCGCGCTATCAGCCGGTGCCCGGCACGAACGGCGGCGGTGCGTGATGGCGCTCCTGCCCCAGCTCGGCCGGCTGAGCCCGAGCAGTGCGGACAGCCTGAGCAACTGCCCGTGGCAGTGGTATCAGCTACGGGTTGAGCGGGCCGCCGAGAAGCCGACGAACGTGCCGATGGTACGCGGGTCGGTCTTCCATGAGGCGATGGCCGAACTGCTGACGCCGTGGGTCCGCGACGGCATCGAGCCCACGCCGGACCGAGCTGGGGCCGCGGTGGGGCGCGCGGCGGCGGGGCGCCTACCGATGTATGAGATGGACCATCTGATCAGGGCGCTGCTCCACATCTGCCATCGGCCTCCGGCCTGGCGCGAGGATGTGCTGCTGATCGAGCCCGCGCGCATCGGCGCCAACGGGATCCCGCAGCCTGCTCCTCACTGGCCGGCCATCTGCGAGGAGGGCGGCCGGTTCAGTATCTGGGGCATCCCTGACCTTGTCAGCATCGACGATGACGGAACGCCCACCATTTGGGACTGGAAGACCGGCTGGCAGCCCCAGGATCCGGACGGGTTCGCGCCCTACATCTACGCGGTGATGCTGGAGGCCAACTGGCATCTGTTGGCCGACCGACACCATGGCCGGGAGTTCCGCTGGCCGGTACGCGTCATCTGGCGATTCGTGGCGAAGGGCGAGGACATCGGCTTCCGTGAGCTACTGGTCTACCCCGAGCGTGCGGACGCGATGATGGCGGCGCTTGACGCCCTAGTCGCCAAGGCCGAGGGATGGGTCTCCGCTGGTGTGGCGTGGGCCCAGATGGTCAACCGCTACTGCAGCGACTGTCCGTTCCGCTCCGAGTGCGATGAACTCGCGCGATGGGCCAAGGCCAACGGCGCGGAAGACGCAGACCTACCCTCGCTGGCGCGGGCATGGTGCGCCCTGGAGCAGGACCGCAAGGACGCCGAGCGGTGCCGCGATGCGGTACGCGATCAGCTCAACGCTGCGCACGCCGCTGGCATGGAGTTCA
Above is a genomic segment from Thermoanaerobaculales bacterium containing:
- a CDS encoding PD-(D/E)XK nuclease family protein, with product MALLPQLGRLSPSSADSLSNCPWQWYQLRVERAAEKPTNVPMVRGSVFHEAMAELLTPWVRDGIEPTPDRAGAAVGRAAAGRLPMYEMDHLIRALLHICHRPPAWREDVLLIEPARIGANGIPQPAPHWPAICEEGGRFSIWGIPDLVSIDDDGTPTIWDWKTGWQPQDPDGFAPYIYAVMLEANWHLLADRHHGREFRWPVRVIWRFVAKGEDIGFRELLVYPERADAMMAALDALVAKAEGWVSAGVAWAQMVNRYCSDCPFRSECDELARWAKANGAEDADLPSLARAWCALEQDRKDAERCRDAVRDQLNAAHAAGMEFTFPDGMVIAPRRVFPQTWSARSADDLTEFRELCRRAGIDPDESHVIDIDGKRATALGLAERPEFARFHTPDGEAHVRYERKAVA